A single genomic interval of Spinacia oleracea cultivar Varoflay chromosome 6, BTI_SOV_V1, whole genome shotgun sequence harbors:
- the LOC130463318 gene encoding uncharacterized protein has protein sequence MDSYADSPYADPIDAIDIPKRFSPPNIPMYDGMTDPREHILTYKQRMMTIPVPKHMREASLCKGCLEKQTSDLYRVVQRPDEPLKDYIARFIREKVIVPECDVLKAIEAFRQGLYGETDLWRDLIKYPCKTFEDAQAKAMAQVRLEETLYSRKGTNDYTKTERRLPYPKRNSDRPAPYSRPQHMGKAVQWPPKSSKPESKKDPSKWCDFHADIGHTTNDCVALRRERRGDISDKHHDGLVISIPVGNCMIKRVLVDNGNSTNVMMFDALKEMGLNPDIDVVKKSPC, from the exons atggacagttatgccgactcaCCATATGCCGACCCCATCGATGCAATCGACATCCCGAAGCGATTCAGCCCACCCAATATTCCCATGTATGATGGAATGACTGATCCGAGGGAGCACATCTTAACCTACAAGCAACGAATGATGACTATCCCAGTTCCCAAGCATATGAGGGAAGCTAGCCTTTGCAAAGG ATGCTTGGAGAAGCAGACAAGCGACCTGTACCGTGTGGTCCAACGACCTGACGAACCTCTAAAGGACTACATAGCTcggttcatcagggagaaggtaATCGTACCAGAATGTGACGTCCTGAAAGCAATCGAAGCGTTCAGACAAGGATTGTATGGCGAAACCGATCTTTGGAGGGATCTgatcaaatacccctgcaagacgttTGAGGACgctcaagccaaagcaatggcccaagtcaggttggaagaaactctcTATTCCAGGAAAGGAACCAATGACTACACCAAGACGGAGAGGCGATTGCCCTACCCCAAGAGAAATAGTGATCGTCCTGCCCCTTATTCTCGACCTCAACAC atggggaaagctGTGCAATGGCCACCGAAGTCCAGTAAACCCGAATCAAAGAAGGACCCCTCaaaatggtgtgatttccatgccgacatcggtcaTACCACCAACGATTGCGTTGCGTTAAGGAGAGAA cgaagag gggacatctcggacAAACATCACGACGGCCTGGTGATATCCATTCCTGTTGGaaactgcatgatcaaacgagtcctgGTCGACAACGGCAACTCAACTAATGTGATGATGTTCGACGCCCTCAAAGAGATGGGGCTCAACCCGGATATAGATGTCGTCAAGAAATCACCGTGCTGA